In a genomic window of Pseudomonas putida:
- a CDS encoding polysaccharide pyruvyl transferase family protein codes for MNVTILHGYSASNSGDGLLVDLAIALVQRNFGEDTTINVVASDPESFSYLPHPCHDAPVMAAKGLGRIKQAVFLNQSYAGLADLLKSTDLIVGVGGGYMRSKSAFEHIKLKLGHAKQLETAILSKVPSVYLPQSIGPFHGQGRQIVEHYASADAVFVRDNRSSAMFQAYENVYRAPDLAVQALAAKILMQPKFTRCASSPAVVCVVLRKPPEWSKEKKVAYVANLKLLLQRLKNKSKVVCAVQAAVRGNDDGAFYRELGITEDLLPLKAALAKHQPDLVISVRLHGAIESLLAGVPAFHISYERKGFGAYQDMGVEDWVINGGDIDVDTIINTVYAPNALSGFGKRLTDTCREIEAKSVMMDDIIKGIVR; via the coding sequence ATGAACGTAACGATTTTGCATGGCTACAGCGCATCCAACTCCGGCGACGGCCTGCTCGTGGATCTGGCCATTGCCCTGGTGCAACGCAATTTTGGTGAAGACACCACGATCAACGTCGTGGCCTCGGACCCCGAGTCATTCAGTTACTTGCCCCACCCGTGTCATGACGCGCCGGTGATGGCGGCCAAGGGATTGGGACGGATCAAACAGGCGGTGTTCCTCAACCAGTCGTACGCGGGACTGGCGGATCTGCTCAAGAGCACTGACTTGATCGTCGGGGTCGGTGGCGGCTACATGCGCTCCAAAAGCGCCTTCGAACATATCAAGTTGAAACTGGGGCATGCCAAGCAATTGGAAACGGCGATCCTCAGCAAGGTCCCGTCGGTTTACCTGCCGCAAAGCATCGGCCCGTTCCATGGCCAGGGCCGCCAGATCGTCGAGCATTACGCCAGTGCCGACGCGGTATTCGTGCGGGATAACCGCTCTTCGGCGATGTTCCAGGCTTATGAAAACGTCTATCGCGCGCCCGACCTGGCAGTCCAGGCGCTGGCCGCGAAAATCCTCATGCAGCCCAAGTTCACCCGCTGTGCGTCGTCGCCTGCGGTGGTGTGCGTGGTGCTGCGCAAGCCGCCGGAGTGGAGCAAGGAGAAGAAGGTCGCCTACGTGGCCAACCTCAAGCTGCTGCTGCAGCGGCTGAAGAACAAGAGCAAGGTGGTTTGCGCGGTGCAGGCCGCCGTGCGGGGCAACGACGACGGTGCGTTTTATCGGGAGCTGGGCATTACCGAAGACTTGCTGCCGTTGAAGGCGGCCCTGGCCAAACATCAACCGGACCTGGTGATTTCCGTCAGGTTGCACGGCGCTATCGAATCGCTGCTGGCGGGTGTCCCGGCGTTCCATATCAGCTATGAGCGCAAAGGCTTTGGCGCCTATCAGGACATGGGCGTGGAAGACTGGGTGATCAACGGCGGCGACATCGATGTCGACACCATCATCAACACGGTCTACGCGCCGAACGCTTTGTCCGGTTTTGGCAAGCGCCTGACCGACACCTGCCGCGAGATCGAAGCCAAGTCAGTGATGATGGACGACATCATCAAGGGAATCGTTCGATGA
- a CDS encoding phosphoribosylaminoimidazole carboxylase: MIFRLLLRGGALGAKFLLVLAITHYLGYDALGFYGVVVAASLIASKFYSVGFSSEINRLISVGLSSRRVVDKVLLLYLAVGLVLSVATVAIYSLFQDVQASVALILCVTLVLLTEHLSFEINSFVFSAQKATWGALLFFIKTGLWALLAVGGLMLGQVSAIDTVLWLWVAANGVVMVAGYLIVARLHQGRAKSELGATSVWKAGLPFYLGTGLIALSQYVERFLIIDLEPYASLGKYVYAWSAANTLQALSYAVVAVVGIPVLSKRFQRDQQAFTVRQLFVNQWVMRSLMVSAAVAVLIYLFFNVALDYVAATVPRPDNAILGVLIVSFALRAVGDIVWGGLIASKNSRVSVASAAICLLVSTPVSYLLIKHHSIYGAAWGNVFAICVQLGVIALLTRAPRAKGALAWD, translated from the coding sequence ATGATATTTCGCCTGTTGCTCCGGGGCGGTGCCCTGGGCGCAAAGTTTCTGCTGGTGTTGGCCATCACCCATTACCTGGGGTATGACGCCCTGGGTTTTTACGGCGTGGTGGTGGCCGCGTCGCTGATTGCGTCGAAGTTCTACAGCGTCGGTTTCAGCTCCGAAATCAATCGGCTGATCAGCGTCGGGCTCAGCTCACGTCGGGTCGTCGACAAGGTGCTGCTGCTGTATCTGGCTGTGGGGCTGGTGTTGTCGGTGGCGACGGTGGCGATCTATTCGTTGTTCCAGGACGTGCAGGCGAGTGTCGCGCTGATTCTCTGCGTGACGCTGGTGTTGCTCACCGAGCATCTGTCGTTCGAGATCAACTCCTTCGTGTTCTCCGCGCAGAAAGCCACCTGGGGCGCGCTGCTGTTTTTCATCAAGACCGGGCTTTGGGCATTGCTCGCGGTGGGCGGGCTGATGCTCGGCCAGGTGTCGGCGATCGACACGGTGCTGTGGTTGTGGGTGGCGGCCAACGGGGTGGTGATGGTGGCCGGTTACCTGATCGTCGCCCGGCTGCATCAGGGCAGGGCGAAGAGTGAGCTGGGCGCGACATCGGTGTGGAAGGCCGGCCTGCCGTTTTACCTGGGCACCGGCCTGATTGCCTTGAGTCAGTACGTCGAGCGGTTCCTGATTATCGACCTCGAACCCTATGCCAGCCTGGGTAAATACGTGTACGCCTGGTCGGCGGCCAATACCTTGCAGGCCTTGTCTTACGCGGTGGTGGCGGTGGTGGGCATTCCGGTGTTGTCCAAGCGTTTCCAGCGTGACCAGCAGGCGTTCACGGTCCGGCAACTGTTCGTCAATCAGTGGGTCATGCGCTCGCTGATGGTGTCGGCGGCGGTGGCGGTGCTGATTTATCTGTTCTTCAACGTCGCCCTGGATTACGTCGCGGCAACGGTGCCGCGTCCGGATAACGCGATCCTCGGTGTGCTGATTGTTTCCTTCGCCCTGCGCGCTGTCGGCGACATCGTCTGGGGCGGGCTGATCGCCTCGAAAAACAGCCGGGTATCGGTCGCCAGCGCAGCCATCTGTCTGCTGGTATCGACACCGGTCAGCTATCTGTTGATCAAGCACCACTCGATTTATGGCGCCGCCTGGGGCAACGTCTTCGCGATCTGCGTGCAGCTCGGCGTGATCGCCCTGTTGACCCGTGCACCTCGTGCGAAAGGGGCCCTGGCATGGGATTGA
- a CDS encoding acyltransferase family protein — protein MSSKKKSLEIETLRGLACLLLVLYHVIGPLGGGLKIDLGSPFRVIADSMVYVRMPLFTFISGYIYSIYKIRNNDFQGFFAGKVRRLLVPLFCVGVPFSVLQAVGPGVNKDVGVIEALLSFYVPVNHFWFLQAVFIIFMFVGLLQWRGLLNGMTRLYLLFGFASVMFLLPPFPVDAFGINGAVYLLPFFVAGMIGQEKVDALKQSFKVAGPLVFVLIALVLLYVAAVDRELIVDRRSLIGLVVGCVSCIALLSSDVRSKGLTWLGGYSYAIFLFHVLFAATSRFVLGRLGVKDESLLVLGGLLCGLLGPVLLSMVFSRFNFTSVLFLGERAAAKKPRETVIPVPQVR, from the coding sequence ATGTCGAGCAAGAAAAAATCCCTGGAGATCGAAACCCTGCGCGGCCTGGCGTGCCTGCTGCTGGTGCTCTATCACGTGATCGGTCCGCTGGGCGGCGGCTTGAAAATTGACCTGGGTTCGCCGTTCCGGGTAATCGCCGATTCCATGGTGTACGTGCGCATGCCGTTGTTCACCTTTATCTCGGGCTACATCTATTCCATCTACAAAATCCGCAACAACGACTTCCAGGGCTTTTTTGCCGGCAAGGTCCGGCGGCTGCTGGTGCCGCTGTTTTGCGTGGGCGTGCCGTTTTCGGTGCTGCAGGCGGTCGGCCCCGGCGTGAACAAGGACGTGGGGGTGATCGAGGCGTTGCTGTCGTTCTACGTGCCGGTCAATCACTTCTGGTTCCTGCAGGCGGTGTTCATCATTTTCATGTTCGTCGGCCTACTGCAATGGCGTGGCCTGCTGAACGGGATGACGCGTTTGTACCTGCTGTTCGGGTTTGCCTCGGTGATGTTTCTGCTGCCGCCATTCCCGGTGGATGCGTTCGGCATCAACGGCGCGGTCTACCTGCTGCCGTTCTTCGTGGCCGGGATGATCGGCCAGGAAAAGGTCGATGCGTTGAAGCAGTCGTTCAAGGTGGCCGGCCCGCTGGTGTTCGTGTTGATCGCGCTGGTGCTGTTGTACGTGGCGGCGGTGGATCGTGAGTTGATCGTCGATCGGCGCAGCCTGATCGGTCTGGTGGTGGGCTGCGTGTCGTGCATTGCGCTGCTGTCGAGTGACGTGCGCTCGAAAGGGCTGACCTGGCTCGGTGGGTATTCCTACGCGATCTTTCTGTTTCATGTGCTGTTCGCCGCCACGTCGCGCTTTGTACTCGGACGTTTGGGAGTGAAGGACGAAAGCCTGCTGGTGTTGGGTGGCCTGCTGTGCGGGTTACTGGGGCCGGTGCTGCTGTCGATGGTGTTCAGTCGGTTCAACTTCACCTCCGTGCTGTTTCTGGGGGAGCGCGCAGCGGCGAAGAAACCCCGGGAAACCGTTATCCCCGTGCCGCAGGTTCGATAA
- a CDS encoding SGNH/GDSL hydrolase family protein, translating into MYAVDDAQPVAASVIEVGAVNERFAKWREGKAGKVLAISVIGDSYSAGQDFYLNRLVQRLAGEAGFAGPGYVGFNHGAALGGSHFKFTRSSEKYFGGDWRVSGLGQASPDSRTVTGRPGAWLEVDASPGKTIDTSIAAAKLLFLGDGTSSEVRYRWSPSQPWQSLTLTGTGVQDIPLTGVTHAADWAFRLEVVTGAPTLFGVWLSNDQGGVRVSKLAASGAASADFYHRDGRWQAQWKTVVSKIPADIYLIMLGGNDQGFGVKPEQYLQNIQGLVGMVREIQPAASINLILRQDTTRSSAYPMSAYAQVLQPWARAEHLGYANLQCAFGADFKRYAKGGPNPMIGPDNIHPIPETGGRVIADYLYRMITEDSPLDCRSEPARDGRER; encoded by the coding sequence ATGTATGCCGTGGATGATGCGCAGCCTGTAGCCGCTTCGGTGATAGAGGTGGGCGCGGTTAACGAACGCTTTGCGAAGTGGCGCGAGGGCAAGGCGGGGAAGGTGCTGGCGATCTCGGTGATCGGTGACAGCTACAGCGCCGGGCAGGATTTTTACCTGAACAGGCTGGTCCAGCGCCTGGCCGGCGAGGCGGGTTTCGCCGGGCCGGGTTATGTCGGGTTCAACCATGGCGCGGCGCTCGGCGGCAGCCACTTCAAGTTCACCCGCAGCAGTGAAAAGTACTTCGGTGGCGATTGGCGAGTGTCCGGCCTCGGCCAGGCGAGCCCCGACAGTCGCACGGTGACGGGGCGGCCCGGCGCGTGGCTGGAGGTGGACGCCAGTCCGGGCAAGACCATCGATACGAGCATCGCTGCAGCGAAACTGCTGTTCCTGGGTGACGGCACCTCCAGTGAGGTGCGTTATCGCTGGTCGCCGTCACAGCCATGGCAATCGTTGACCCTCACGGGGACGGGTGTTCAGGACATCCCGTTGACCGGTGTAACCCATGCAGCGGATTGGGCGTTCAGGCTCGAAGTGGTGACCGGTGCGCCAACGCTGTTCGGTGTGTGGCTGAGCAACGATCAGGGCGGGGTCAGGGTCTCCAAGCTCGCGGCGTCCGGTGCGGCGTCCGCTGACTTCTATCACCGCGATGGCCGGTGGCAGGCGCAGTGGAAAACAGTGGTGTCGAAGATCCCCGCGGACATTTACCTGATCATGCTCGGTGGCAATGACCAGGGTTTTGGCGTGAAGCCCGAACAGTATCTGCAGAACATTCAGGGGCTGGTGGGGATGGTGCGCGAGATACAACCGGCGGCCAGCATCAATCTGATCCTGCGTCAGGACACCACCCGTTCCAGTGCCTACCCGATGTCGGCCTATGCACAGGTCTTGCAGCCGTGGGCACGGGCGGAGCATCTGGGGTACGCCAATCTGCAATGTGCGTTTGGCGCGGACTTCAAGCGCTACGCCAAAGGCGGGCCCAACCCCATGATCGGTCCCGACAACATCCATCCGATCCCGGAGACGGGCGGGCGGGTGATTGCTGATTATCTTTATCGAATGATCACTGAAGACTCACCGCTGGACTGTAGGAGCGAGCCTGCTCGCGATGGTCGTGAACGATAA
- a CDS encoding mannose-1-phosphate guanylyltransferase — translation MNIAQHSADIEREVGNLGVMSWLSRHQTLPSANEPWLGAPLLVEQIGVFPSSGDIRRPMPDPYPLLAHLKDLYGGQALEIDDRDGLKVIFSDWRFRVRLCCNTPAIIINVETRCDLQLMPLRTAELLNQLELFETAHSAL, via the coding sequence ATGAACATTGCACAACATTCGGCAGACATTGAACGGGAGGTGGGCAACCTCGGGGTGATGAGCTGGTTGTCACGACACCAGACGCTGCCCAGCGCCAACGAACCCTGGCTGGGCGCTCCTTTGCTGGTGGAGCAGATTGGCGTGTTCCCCTCGTCCGGGGACATTCGTCGACCGATGCCCGACCCTTATCCCCTGCTCGCTCACCTGAAAGATCTATATGGCGGGCAGGCCCTGGAGATCGATGACCGCGACGGACTGAAAGTGATTTTCAGCGACTGGCGATTCCGGGTGCGCCTGTGCTGCAACACGCCTGCGATCATCATCAATGTGGAAACCCGGTGTGACTTGCAGTTGATGCCGTTGAGAACGGCGGAGCTTCTCAATCAACTGGAGTTATTCGAAACGGCCCACAGCGCCCTGTAG
- the galU gene encoding UTP--glucose-1-phosphate uridylyltransferase GalU: MIRKCLFPAAGYGTRFLPATKAMPKEMLPIVNKPLIEYAVEEARDAGLEHMAIVTGRGKRALEDHFDISYELEHQIRGTEKEKFLAGTRELIDTCTFSYTRQIEMKGLGHAILSGRPLIGDEPFAVVLADDLCLNLEGDGVLAQMIQLYKKFRCSIVAIQEVPRDQTHKYGVIAGEQISDGIYRVNSMVEKPAPQDAPSNLAIIGRYILTPDIFDLITDTQPGKGGEIQITDALMKQAQNGCVLAYKFKGLRFDCGDAEGYLQATNFCYDNLYLKGR; the protein is encoded by the coding sequence ATGATTCGTAAATGTTTGTTCCCCGCTGCCGGCTATGGCACGCGTTTCCTGCCGGCCACCAAGGCCATGCCCAAGGAGATGCTGCCAATCGTCAACAAGCCGCTGATTGAGTACGCCGTCGAAGAAGCGCGGGACGCGGGTCTGGAGCACATGGCGATCGTCACCGGGCGGGGCAAACGCGCGCTGGAAGACCATTTCGATATCAGCTATGAGCTTGAGCATCAGATCCGCGGTACCGAGAAGGAGAAATTCCTCGCCGGCACCCGCGAGCTCATCGACACCTGCACCTTCTCCTACACCCGCCAGATCGAAATGAAGGGCCTGGGCCACGCGATTCTCAGCGGTCGCCCGCTGATCGGCGATGAACCCTTCGCCGTGGTGCTGGCGGACGATCTGTGCCTGAACCTGGAAGGTGACGGTGTGCTCGCGCAAATGATCCAGCTCTACAAGAAATTCCGCTGCTCGATCGTGGCCATCCAGGAAGTGCCACGGGACCAGACTCACAAGTACGGGGTGATCGCCGGCGAGCAGATCTCCGACGGCATCTACCGGGTCAACAGCATGGTGGAAAAACCCGCCCCGCAAGACGCCCCGTCCAATCTGGCAATCATCGGCCGCTACATCCTGACGCCGGACATTTTCGATCTGATCACTGATACCCAGCCCGGCAAGGGCGGGGAAATCCAGATCACCGACGCCCTGATGAAACAGGCGCAAAACGGCTGCGTGCTGGCTTACAAGTTCAAGGGTCTGCGCTTCGATTGCGGCGACGCGGAGGGGTACCTGCAGGCGACCAATTTCTGCTACGACAACCTGTACCTCAAGGGCCGCTGA
- the galE gene encoding UDP-glucose 4-epimerase GalE has protein sequence MKILVTGGTGYIGSHTTLALLEAGYEVVVLDNLCNSSDAALHAVEAICGKSALMIHGDVCDRALLDRIFQQHAIDAVLHFAGLKAVGESVRKPLEYYETNVGGSITLCQAMAAAGVFHLVFSSSATVYGEPEQMPIREDFPTGTPTNPYGQSKLIVENVLRDLAQSEPRWSIALLRYFNPIGAHDSGRMGEDPNGIPNNLVPYISQVAVGSLQELSIFGDDYPTVDGTGVRDYIHVVDLADGHLKALQSIAGRTGIHTWNLGTGDGYSVMQVLRAFEQACGRPVPYRVMPRRSGDIAESWADPSKAARELGWKATRNLQDMVADTWRWQSNNPRGYAG, from the coding sequence ATGAAGATTCTGGTAACCGGTGGAACCGGCTATATCGGTTCGCATACCACACTTGCATTGCTTGAAGCAGGTTATGAAGTTGTTGTACTGGATAATCTTTGCAATAGCTCCGACGCCGCGCTGCATGCAGTGGAAGCCATTTGCGGCAAGAGTGCGCTGATGATTCACGGCGACGTGTGCGACCGGGCCTTGCTGGACCGGATTTTCCAGCAGCACGCCATCGATGCGGTCCTGCATTTTGCCGGGCTCAAGGCCGTCGGCGAGAGCGTGCGCAAGCCGCTGGAGTATTACGAAACCAACGTGGGCGGCAGCATTACGCTGTGCCAGGCGATGGCCGCCGCCGGCGTGTTCCACCTGGTGTTCAGTTCATCGGCCACAGTGTACGGCGAGCCTGAACAGATGCCGATTCGCGAGGATTTCCCCACGGGCACGCCGACCAATCCCTACGGTCAATCCAAATTGATCGTGGAAAACGTGCTGCGCGACCTGGCGCAATCCGAACCGCGCTGGAGCATCGCACTGCTGCGTTACTTCAACCCGATCGGCGCCCATGACAGCGGCCGAATGGGTGAGGACCCCAACGGTATTCCCAATAACCTGGTGCCCTACATCAGCCAGGTCGCGGTGGGCAGCCTGCAGGAGTTGTCGATTTTCGGCGATGACTACCCCACGGTCGACGGCACCGGCGTGCGTGATTACATCCATGTAGTGGATCTGGCAGACGGGCACCTCAAGGCGTTGCAATCGATAGCCGGGCGCACCGGGATTCACACCTGGAACCTGGGCACCGGCGATGGCTACAGCGTGATGCAGGTGCTGCGCGCCTTCGAACAGGCATGCGGGCGGCCGGTGCCTTACCGGGTCATGCCGCGGCGCTCGGGGGATATCGCCGAGAGTTGGGCCGACCCGTCCAAGGCGGCCCGGGAGCTGGGCTGGAAGGCGACACGCAATCTGCAGGACATGGTGGCCGACACCTGGCGCTGGCAATCGAACAACCCCAGGGGTTATGCCGGTTGA
- a CDS encoding polysaccharide biosynthesis/export family protein — protein sequence MTRSVYLLTLASFALQGCMFSPGQYLNTSDITRQGASESSRVELIPITPKLISMDRATVKRETLPAELLTAPSEYRIGRNDVLYITVWDHPELTAPSGAQQQIDANGRLVRSDGTLFYPYIKEVQAAGRTIQQLRADIEQRLSAFIAEPQVDVAVLRFASQKVVVSGAVEKAGPQAISTNPLSVVEALGSAGVDTSNADLSGLLLMRNGRVYKLNLDGLNQSDSELQNVYLKGGDQLYLPYNDNKRIYVMGEVNQPRALSFKTATMNLSDVLGSVGGLSQTTSNGNAVYVIRGVENLDVEPAKVFQLEAESPTAMALATHFQVRPQDVVYVGPANVTRWNRFVSQLVPSASIVGTGASAAKNASEVTSNSK from the coding sequence ATGACTCGTAGTGTTTATCTTTTGACGTTGGCAAGTTTCGCTTTACAAGGTTGCATGTTTTCTCCCGGTCAATACCTGAACACCAGCGATATCACGCGCCAGGGTGCCAGTGAAAGCAGCCGGGTGGAGCTCATCCCGATCACCCCCAAGCTGATTTCGATGGACCGCGCCACGGTCAAGCGTGAGACGCTGCCGGCCGAGTTGCTGACGGCGCCGAGCGAATATCGCATCGGCCGCAATGACGTGCTGTACATCACCGTGTGGGATCACCCGGAGCTGACGGCACCGTCGGGCGCGCAACAGCAGATCGACGCCAACGGCCGACTGGTGCGTTCCGATGGCACGCTGTTCTACCCGTACATCAAGGAAGTCCAGGCGGCGGGCCGGACGATCCAGCAACTGCGCGCGGACATCGAGCAACGGCTGTCGGCCTTCATTGCCGAGCCGCAGGTGGATGTCGCCGTATTGCGGTTCGCCAGTCAGAAAGTGGTGGTCTCCGGTGCGGTCGAGAAGGCCGGTCCCCAGGCGATTTCCACCAACCCGCTGAGCGTGGTCGAAGCCCTCGGTTCCGCCGGGGTCGACACATCGAATGCGGATCTGTCCGGCTTGCTGCTGATGCGCAACGGGCGGGTGTACAAGCTCAATCTCGACGGGCTCAACCAGTCGGATTCCGAACTGCAGAACGTCTACCTCAAGGGTGGCGATCAGCTGTATCTGCCGTACAACGACAACAAGCGCATCTACGTCATGGGCGAGGTCAACCAGCCGCGCGCGCTGAGCTTCAAGACCGCCACCATGAACCTGTCCGACGTGCTGGGTTCGGTGGGTGGGTTGAGCCAGACCACCTCCAACGGCAATGCGGTGTACGTCATTCGTGGCGTGGAAAACCTCGACGTGGAACCGGCCAAGGTCTTCCAGCTTGAAGCCGAATCGCCGACCGCCATGGCCCTGGCCACGCACTTTCAGGTTCGTCCACAGGATGTTGTCTACGTCGGCCCTGCCAACGTGACGCGCTGGAATCGCTTTGTCAGCCAATTGGTGCCGTCGGCCTCGATTGTCGGTACGGGCGCTTCGGCTGCGAAGAACGCGAGCGAAGTCACCAGTAACAGCAAATAA
- a CDS encoding YjbF family lipoprotein has translation MSTLKTGVCLIAALSLCGCNPLMVASVNNLQSALLGPDEVEVSAAQVADVRYPQLKLTTPSGSGVLALVRERGDLQFWVASGKQVLLLRDGLAVRSIGLGLGGDLDGTRLATASPFKQGLHRLPDGYTSQRWIDLYQGQEVGVTLSSRFFRKSLETLEILNKEYTVLRVDEQIDAPAIGLRATNRYWVDPVDGFIVQSEQQLTSQLRVKIVQLTPERRTAP, from the coding sequence GTGAGTACGTTGAAAACAGGCGTCTGCTTGATCGCGGCCTTGTCGTTGTGTGGCTGTAACCCGCTGATGGTCGCCTCGGTGAATAACCTGCAATCGGCGCTGTTGGGGCCGGATGAAGTGGAGGTCTCGGCGGCGCAGGTGGCGGACGTTCGTTATCCGCAACTCAAGCTGACCACGCCATCCGGCTCCGGGGTGCTGGCGCTGGTGCGTGAACGTGGCGACCTGCAGTTCTGGGTGGCCTCCGGCAAACAGGTGTTGCTCCTGCGCGACGGACTTGCGGTGCGCAGCATCGGCCTGGGCCTGGGCGGTGACCTGGACGGCACGCGCCTGGCCACGGCGTCGCCCTTCAAGCAAGGCCTGCATCGATTGCCCGACGGCTACACCAGCCAGCGCTGGATCGATCTCTATCAAGGCCAGGAAGTCGGCGTGACCCTGAGCAGCCGCTTCTTTCGAAAATCCCTGGAAACCCTCGAAATTCTCAACAAGGAATACACCGTGCTACGTGTCGATGAGCAGATTGACGCCCCGGCCATCGGCCTGCGGGCGACCAATCGTTATTGGGTCGATCCCGTTGACGGTTTCATTGTGCAGAGCGAGCAACAACTGACTTCGCAACTGCGGGTCAAGATTGTGCAACTGACCCCTGAACGCAGGACCGCGCCTTGA
- a CDS encoding capsule biosynthesis GfcC family protein — MKRVRAFSACLLLISGLSQAAVTVTGDVANPGPVELPAGGRLLDVISVAIPNAESYWLAAELQRQSLIEEQERLKAGVLFDLQVLQRMALLFDRPSRAALAVRLAGEVSQMPVTGRQVAVLDPVAVEVGFARNMRLDDGDRLTYPKRVDEVQVLGAVAEPCRLPYVPMQDASDYLQGCATLDDADADYLWLIQPNGVSRRVGIAAWNRESGQIPAAGSKILVPVKTDDLDPPVPELNQQLAEFIATQLAEVVR, encoded by the coding sequence TTGAAGCGGGTCAGGGCGTTTTCGGCGTGCCTGCTGTTGATCAGCGGCCTGAGCCAGGCCGCGGTCACCGTCACCGGCGATGTGGCCAATCCGGGGCCGGTCGAGCTGCCAGCGGGCGGCCGCTTGCTGGACGTGATCAGCGTGGCCATCCCCAATGCCGAAAGTTACTGGCTGGCGGCAGAGTTGCAGCGTCAGTCACTGATCGAGGAGCAGGAGCGACTCAAGGCCGGCGTGTTGTTCGACCTGCAGGTCTTGCAGCGCATGGCTTTGCTCTTCGACAGGCCGAGCCGGGCGGCGCTGGCGGTGCGGCTGGCCGGGGAGGTCAGCCAGATGCCGGTCACCGGACGTCAGGTCGCGGTGCTCGACCCGGTCGCGGTGGAGGTCGGCTTTGCCCGCAACATGCGCCTGGACGATGGCGATCGCCTCACTTACCCCAAGCGCGTCGATGAGGTGCAAGTGCTCGGTGCTGTCGCCGAGCCGTGCCGTTTGCCCTATGTGCCCATGCAGGACGCCAGTGACTATCTGCAAGGCTGCGCGACGCTGGACGATGCCGACGCCGACTACCTGTGGCTGATCCAGCCCAATGGCGTCTCCCGACGTGTCGGCATCGCCGCGTGGAATCGCGAGAGCGGGCAGATCCCTGCCGCGGGCAGCAAGATCCTGGTGCCGGTCAAGACAGACGATCTTGATCCGCCTGTTCCTGAACTGAATCAGCAGTTGGCCGAATTCATTGCCACGCAGCTGGCTGAGGTGGTTCGTTGA